The window ACTTCTTGGGAGCCAACAGCCAGCTGGATTGCAAGAACTGCAGCGCCAGGAGATCGGCGAGGATGAAGAGGACCAGAACGGGGATCAGGTGGCGCCAGGCGCCGAAGATGTCCCCTCCCACCAGGAAAACGAGATAGAAGAGCCAGGCCGCCGCGGCGGAGAGCAGCAGAAACCCGCGACTCCGAGTTTCCCGGTGCAAACACAAGAAGACGAGGGCTGCGAGGGAGAGTTCGGGCAGGGGGCGCAGCGAGGCCAGGCCGTGCAGCACGTACTGGAACCCCGCAGCGAGATGCGTCGTCGAGGGGCTGATCTTGACGTAGGCGACGTTGGGGAGCCACTCACGGTAATACGCGCGCCGGAAGAGGAGCTGCCCGAGAAACATCGCCACCGGCAGGCTCAGGAGACAGGCGGACTGGCGCCACGCCGAGCCGCGAAACCGTCCCCGGACCAGGAGCCAAGAACCGATCACGAGGGAGAAGAGCGGGCCATCGGGGCGCGTCAGGCCGAGGCAACCGAGCAGGAAGCCGGGAAGCAACCACGAGCGGGGGGCGGCCTCGACGCGGTCCGCCAGGCGGAGAATCAGCACCAGGGACCAGGCCAGCAAGCAGGCGACCAGAGGCGGCTCCATGCCGGCCAGCGTCCAAGCTCCCGCCGGCCCGGAGAGGACCCATGCCAGCGATCCGATCGCGACGCACACGGTGGAGCGACGAGTCCCGCGCAGGAAGCCGAAGCAGAGCGCGACCACGACCGCCGCCGACGCCAGGAACCCGAGAACCTGAACACTGCGGATCAGGTCCAGGCCCGTCGCTCCGAAAGCCGCAGCGAGCATCATCCACAAGAAATTCGAATACCCTTCGACGGGTCGGCCGTCGGTCCAGGTGAGGCCGTGGCCGTGGAGGAAGCGCTGCACGTAGCGAAGCGAGATGAGGGCATCGTCGGCCAGGAAGGGGTAGTAGTAGCTCGCGTTTGCTGCCAGGACCGCCACAGCGAGCAAACCGATCACGATGGCCGCCGGAAGGCAGCGATTCGGTGGCGCGGACTCGATCCACCCCGGATGAGGATCGGCGCCGGCTCGGGGACGATCGGCCCCGCGGGCCCGCCGAGGGGAGAGCGCCGGGCGCGACTCGACGCGCCGACGGCTCATCGGTCCCCGCTCCCGAACCGGCGGCAGGCGATCCCGACGGACTCCGAGTTCGATGCACGGATGGACTTCGGATCATGCTGTTCGCGGAGCATGGCCTCGTCGATGTCGCCCCCGTGGCTCTGGTCGCTGAGGTGCCGTGAAGGGTACTCGAAGATCGGGCCTGCTTCCACGGCCGGAGCTGGCGCCACCGTCCGGCAGCCCACCAGGGAAGATGGTAGGGTCGATGCTTGAGGCCTGGCCCAGCCGTCGGCCTATCGCGGAAGGCGCGGTCCATCCGCTTGCGTCGAGTGGTCACGGGGAGGACCAGCATGGAGATGAAGCGTTACTTGCTCGAGACCTTCGCGTTCAACGATCGCGCCAACCGGCAGGTGCTGGCGAAGATCTGGGAGTTGCCGGACAAGGAGGAGGCGATCCGGCTCTTCAGCCATCTGATCCGCTCGCAGAACAAATGGTTGGCTCGCCTCGAGCAGTATCCGCGCGACCCTGGCATGAGCTGGTGGGATCCGGCTTACGAGCTGGACGCCCTCGAGGCCGAGTGGGAGAGGAGCCTCGGGGCCTGGCAGAACTTCCTGCAGAAGAAGAACGAGAGCGCTCTCTTCGAGGCAGTCCAGTGGGTCGGCTTCGACGGGGCGCACTGGACCGCAGCGCTCAAGGACATCCCGCTCCAGCTCAACTATCACTCCATCCACCACCGGGCGCAGATCCAGAGCCTCATCCGCGCCCAGGGACTCACACCCGAGTTCGTCGACTACATCGGCACCGTGTACCGAAAGATCGGCTGAGGAAAGGAGCGGATCGGTGCGGAGAGGGAGCATGGGTCTGGGCGGAGTCTCGGCGGGCGGAGAGCCTCAGCGCGCCGCGGCACCCTGCGGAGCGTGCTCCACCACGTGCAGCGCGTGACCGTCCGGATCGCGGACCAGGAAGCTGCGGGTGAAGCCGAGCTCGGCGTCCGGCGTCGACACCGTTCCAGGCGAGACGAAATGGGCCCCGGCAGCGCGCAGGCGTTGCTCCACCGCGGCGGCATCGTCGACGAGGAGCGTCGTTTGCCAGTGCACCAGATCGTTGGTGCGCGCGTCCTCGGGCAGCGGCCGTCCGCCCGGCGGCGCCAGGTACTGGAGGAACTCGATGCCAGGCCCCGCCGCCGCCCGCAACGAGGTGATGCGGAGCCGGGCGCCGAAGACGCTGTTGAGACGCTCCTGCTCGATGCCGTAGTTCTCGCTCTTCCCCTTCACCTCGAGACCCAGCATCTCGGAGTAGAAGCGCAGACTGGCTTCGGTGTCGCTCACCACGATGGCGGTGTGATCGATGCCGAGGAAGAGCGCGTCGCCCCGTCGCTGCCAGCGCGGGTCGCCCTTCCCGGGCGGGAACCAGAGGATCTCGAGGTTATGGCCGTCGGGATCGCGGCAATCGAAAGCGCGGATCCCGGCGACGTTGGTATTCCAGTCGGGCAGCGTCTGCGGCCCCGATGAGACGTGCTGCACCCCGTGCGCCCGCAGCTGTTCGTAGGCCCGGTCCATGTCGCTGACGATGAGGGCGAGGTGCTGGAACCAGCGGTCGTTGCTGCGTGCGTCCACCGGGAGGGGCCGGCCCTCGGGTTCCAGGTAGTCGATGAGCAGGACGAACTCCTCGCCCAGGCGCAGGCGCGCGACGCGCAGGCGCGGCGTGGTGTCGTTGCCGCGGCGATTCCCAAACGGCAGGTCGTTCAAGCGACCGTAGTCCCGCCCGGACACCTTGACGTCCGTGACCAGCTCGAAGGGGAGCACCTGGGTGTAGAAGGCGAGAGCGCGGTCCATGTCGGAGACGGTCATGCCGATGGCGCCGACGGCATGGACGGCAGGAGCCGCCGGTGACTCCGAGACGAACCCCAGAGTGGCAAGAACGAGCAGAGGCAACACGGGCAGACGCTGCCTGATCTGCTTGGGCTCGACTGGAGTCATGCGGTCCATTCTATGTCGACCATCCTGCCCATGGGAGCGCAGGACGTCGGTCCATTCTAAGGAAGCCGTGGGGCCGAAGGCGAGGGCCGTGACCGAGCGGCGGCGGTGTCCCCGAGACCGACGGCGGCGCGGCCGCGCAGCTGTGCCAGCTGCGGACTCGCCGGGAGGAAAGCCTCCGCCTCCCGGAGCAGCGAGTCGGCCCGGGAAGCGCGGCCGATGTCGAGCGCGGCGGCGGCGCGGCGCATCAGGATCGTTCCCAGGTTGTGCCGTGCATCGTCCTGCCAGGGTGTGGCCTGCAGGGCGCGGCGGTAGCAATCCTCGGCGCGCGCCCACTCCTTCTGCTTCTCCGCCAAGACGCCGAGGTTGTTCCAGGCCCGGCCGTCGGCCGGGTC of the Candidatus Krumholzibacteriia bacterium genome contains:
- a CDS encoding DinB family protein, producing MEMKRYLLETFAFNDRANRQVLAKIWELPDKEEAIRLFSHLIRSQNKWLARLEQYPRDPGMSWWDPAYELDALEAEWERSLGAWQNFLQKKNESALFEAVQWVGFDGAHWTAALKDIPLQLNYHSIHHRAQIQSLIRAQGLTPEFVDYIGTVYRKIG
- a CDS encoding VOC family protein, which codes for MTPVEPKQIRQRLPVLPLLVLATLGFVSESPAAPAVHAVGAIGMTVSDMDRALAFYTQVLPFELVTDVKVSGRDYGRLNDLPFGNRRGNDTTPRLRVARLRLGEEFVLLIDYLEPEGRPLPVDARSNDRWFQHLALIVSDMDRAYEQLRAHGVQHVSSGPQTLPDWNTNVAGIRAFDCRDPDGHNLEILWFPPGKGDPRWQRRGDALFLGIDHTAIVVSDTEASLRFYSEMLGLEVKGKSENYGIEQERLNSVFGARLRITSLRAAAGPGIEFLQYLAPPGGRPLPEDARTNDLVHWQTTLLVDDAAAVEQRLRAAGAHFVSPGTVSTPDAELGFTRSFLVRDPDGHALHVVEHAPQGAAAR